The genomic window CTTGGCGGACTGAAACAGGCCGTTGAGCGCTTCGAGGAAGCCGTTGGTCTGGCGGGTCTGGGCCCAGGCGACGATGCCCTCGAGGTGGCGACGGACCATGGCGGCGACCTCCTTCATGGGTTCGACCTTGGAACGCATGACGCAGGTGCACCAGTGCTTGAGCATGTCGCGTGCCACGTTGATCTGCTTGCGC from Thermithiobacillus tepidarius DSM 3134 includes these protein-coding regions:
- a CDS encoding transposase; this encodes RKQINVARDMLKHWCTCVMRSKVEPMKEVAAMVRRHLEGIVAWAQTRQTNGFLEALNGLFQSAKRRARGFTRFTTIRTVIFLIAGKLDFAVINPHARQPT